Proteins encoded by one window of Arabidopsis thaliana chromosome 2, partial sequence:
- the HOL2 gene encoding S-adenosyl-L-methionine-dependent methyltransferases superfamily protein (HARMLESS TO OZONE LAYER 2 (HOL2); FUNCTIONS IN: methyltransferase activity, thiopurine S-methyltransferase activity; INVOLVED IN: metabolic process; LOCATED IN: cytoplasm; CONTAINS InterPro DOMAIN/s: Thiopurine S-methyltransferase (InterPro:IPR008854); BEST Arabidopsis thaliana protein match is: HARMLESS TO OZONE LAYER 1 (TAIR:AT2G43910.1); Has 1105 Blast hits to 1103 proteins in 422 species: Archae - 14; Bacteria - 767; Metazoa - 4; Fungi - 106; Plants - 74; Viruses - 0; Other Eukaryotes - 140 (source: NCBI BLink).) — MAEEQQNSSYSIGGNILPTPEEAATFQPQVVAEGGWDKCWEDGVTPWDQGRATPLILHLLDSSALPLGRTLVPGCGGGHDVVAMASPERFVVGLDISDKALNKANETYGSSPKAEYFSFVKEDVFTWRPNELFDLIFDYVFFCAIEPEMRPAWGKSMHELLKPDGELITLMYPMTDHEGGAPYKVALSSYEDVLVPVGFKAVSVEENPDSIPTRKGKEKLARWKKIN; from the exons ATGGctgaagaacaacaaaattcgAGTTATAGCATTGGTGGAAACATTCTTCCTACTCCTGAAGAAGCTGCTACATTCCAGCCCCAAGTTGTTGCAGAAG gcGGATGGGACAAATGTTGGGAAGACGGGGTAACACCATGGGACCAAGGAAGAGCCACACCTCtcattcttcatcttctcgaCTCTTCAGCTCTCCCTCTTGGCCGTACCCTTGTCCCCGGCTGTGGCGGA GGACACGACGTCGTTGCGATGGCAAGCCCTGAACGTTTCGTAGTTGGATTGGATATTTCTGACAAGGCTCTCAACAAAGCTAATGAG acttaCGGCTCCTCACCGAAGGCAGAGTACTTTTCGTTCGTGAAGGAAGATGTTTTCACTTGGCGTCCTAACGAATTATTTGACCTCATCTTCGATTATGT GTTTTTCTGCGCAATTGAACCGGAGATGAGACCTGCATGGGGTAAATCCATGCATGAACTCCTCAAACCTGACGGAGAACTTATAACTCTTATGTATCCG ATGACCGACCACGAGGGTGGAGCTCCCTACAAAGTAGCTTTGTCTTC CTACGAAGATGTGTTGGTTCCGGTAGGATTTAAAGCGGTGTCCGTTGAGGAGAACCCAGACTCCATTCCCACTCGTAAG GGCAAAGAGAAGCTTGCGAGGTGGAAGAAGATTAACTGA
- the OEP37 gene encoding chloroplast outer envelope protein 37 (chloroplast outer envelope protein 37 (OEP37); FUNCTIONS IN: ion channel activity; INVOLVED IN: cation transport; LOCATED IN: in 6 components; EXPRESSED IN: 24 plant structures; EXPRESSED DURING: 15 growth stages; Has 35333 Blast hits to 34131 proteins in 2444 species: Archae - 798; Bacteria - 22429; Metazoa - 974; Fungi - 991; Plants - 531; Viruses - 0; Other Eukaryotes - 9610 (source: NCBI BLink).), translating to MADPSSQNPNLATPPPPSSPSPTHQIQSGTSELSPPSRPPCSTLSFLKTANRPKLRVTSEFDSDSLLFLNKVSCKLFDNLAKLKLSFQNNSQREISQPQVSFTSKHVSVLYDVEEKNTFIKSTLDVHPRLQLRALHNVKAQQGEVAMEANLTEPGYSLELSSPVPIGYPRATLKFPLGEISLQEKDEEEEEKQKRTLSVNGILKRQVMNGVCTALYTDEELRLRYAYKDDALSFIPSISLPSNAASFAFKRRFSPSDKLSYWYNFDSNMWSAVYKRTYGKDYKLKAGYDSDVRLGWASLWVNHQPLVFFSLFSHQRNLFTRLSPNPSHTSKML from the exons ATGGCGGATCCATCttctcaaaaccctaacctcGCCACTCcccctcctccttcttctccttcaccaacCCATCAAATTCAATCTGGAACCTCGGAATTATCGCCACCGTCTCGACCGCCTTGCTCTACCTTGTCCTTTCTCAAGACTGCTAACCGACCAAAACTCCGTGTGACATCTGAATTCGACAGCGATAGTCTCCTTTTCTTAAACAAAGTGTCTTGTAAGCTCTTCGATAACCTTGCCAAGCTTAAACTCTCGTTTCAGAACAATTCCCAGCGCGAGATTTCACAGCCTCAGGTCTCTTTTACTTCCAAACACGTTTCTGTTCTCTATGATGTCGAAGAGAAGAATACTTTCATTAAGAGCACTCTCGATGTTCACCCGCGTCTTCAGCTCCGAGCTCTTCATAATGTTAAG GCACAACAAGGAGAAGTTGCTATGGAGGCAAATCTGACTGAACCTGGCTACTCTCTGGAGCTTTCATCACCTGTGCCTATTGGTTAC CCAAGAGCAACTCTTAAATTCCCACTTGGCGAAATTTCGttacaagaaaaagatgaggaggaggaggagaagcagAAAAGAACTTTATCTGTTAATGGGATCCTCAAACGTCAAGTTATGAATGGTGTTTGTACCGCTCTATACACAGATGAAGAGTTGAGGCTGAGATATGCTTATAAG GATGATGCATTGTCTTTCATCCCAAGTATTTCCCTTCCTTCCAATGCTGCATCATTTGCATTCAAACGGCGGTTTAGCCCTTCAGATAAGTTGAG CTATTGGTACAACTTTGATTCAAACATGTGGAGTGCTGTGTACAAACGCACATATGGTAAAGACTACAAATTAAAAGCTGGCTATGATTCTGATGTTCGCCTTGGCTGGGCATCTCTCTGGGTAAATCATCAAcctttagttttcttttctctcttctctcatcaGCGTAATCTTTTTACTCGCTTAAGCCCGAATCCGAGTCATACGAGTAAGATGCTATAG
- the HOL2 gene encoding S-adenosyl-L-methionine-dependent methyltransferases superfamily protein (HARMLESS TO OZONE LAYER 2 (HOL2); FUNCTIONS IN: methyltransferase activity, thiopurine S-methyltransferase activity; INVOLVED IN: metabolic process; LOCATED IN: cytoplasm; CONTAINS InterPro DOMAIN/s: Thiopurine S-methyltransferase (InterPro:IPR008854); BEST Arabidopsis thaliana protein match is: HARMLESS TO OZONE LAYER 1 (TAIR:AT2G43910.1); Has 463 Blast hits to 462 proteins in 177 species: Archae - 0; Bacteria - 223; Metazoa - 0; Fungi - 76; Plants - 70; Viruses - 0; Other Eukaryotes - 94 (source: NCBI BLink).) translates to MASPERFVVGLDISDKALNKANETYGSSPKAEYFSFVKEDVFTWRPNELFDLIFDYVFFCAIEPEMRPAWGKSMHELLKPDGELITLMYPMTDHEGGAPYKVALSSYEDVLVPVGFKAVSVEENPDSIPTRKGKEKLARWKKIN, encoded by the exons ATGGCAAGCCCTGAACGTTTCGTAGTTGGATTGGATATTTCTGACAAGGCTCTCAACAAAGCTAATGAG acttaCGGCTCCTCACCGAAGGCAGAGTACTTTTCGTTCGTGAAGGAAGATGTTTTCACTTGGCGTCCTAACGAATTATTTGACCTCATCTTCGATTATGT GTTTTTCTGCGCAATTGAACCGGAGATGAGACCTGCATGGGGTAAATCCATGCATGAACTCCTCAAACCTGACGGAGAACTTATAACTCTTATGTATCCG ATGACCGACCACGAGGGTGGAGCTCCCTACAAAGTAGCTTTGTCTTC CTACGAAGATGTGTTGGTTCCGGTAGGATTTAAAGCGGTGTCCGTTGAGGAGAACCCAGACTCCATTCCCACTCGTAAG GGCAAAGAGAAGCTTGCGAGGTGGAAGAAGATTAACTGA
- the OEP37 gene encoding chloroplast outer envelope protein 37 (chloroplast outer envelope protein 37 (OEP37); FUNCTIONS IN: ion channel activity; INVOLVED IN: cation transport; LOCATED IN: in 6 components; EXPRESSED IN: 24 plant structures; EXPRESSED DURING: 15 growth stages; Has 35 Blast hits to 35 proteins in 11 species: Archae - 0; Bacteria - 0; Metazoa - 0; Fungi - 0; Plants - 35; Viruses - 0; Other Eukaryotes - 0 (source: NCBI BLink).) encodes MADPSSQNPNLATPPPPSSPSPTHQIQSGTSELSPPSRPPCSTLSFLKTANRPKLRVTSEFDSDSLLFLNKVSCKLFDNLAKLKLSFQNNSQREISQPQVSFTSKHVSVLYDVEEKNTFIKSTLDVHPRLQLRALHNVKAQQGEVAMEANLTEPGYSLELSSPVPIGYPRATLKFPLGEISLQEKDEEEEEKQKRTLSVNGILKRQVMNGVCTALYTDEELRLRYAYKDDALSFIPSISLPSNAASFAFKRRFSPSDKLSYWYNFDSNMWSAVYKRTYGKDYKLKAGYDSDVRLGWASLWVGDEAGKVKTTPMKMKVQFMLQVPQDDIKSSVLMFRVKKRWDI; translated from the exons ATGGCGGATCCATCttctcaaaaccctaacctcGCCACTCcccctcctccttcttctccttcaccaacCCATCAAATTCAATCTGGAACCTCGGAATTATCGCCACCGTCTCGACCGCCTTGCTCTACCTTGTCCTTTCTCAAGACTGCTAACCGACCAAAACTCCGTGTGACATCTGAATTCGACAGCGATAGTCTCCTTTTCTTAAACAAAGTGTCTTGTAAGCTCTTCGATAACCTTGCCAAGCTTAAACTCTCGTTTCAGAACAATTCCCAGCGCGAGATTTCACAGCCTCAGGTCTCTTTTACTTCCAAACACGTTTCTGTTCTCTATGATGTCGAAGAGAAGAATACTTTCATTAAGAGCACTCTCGATGTTCACCCGCGTCTTCAGCTCCGAGCTCTTCATAATGTTAAG GCACAACAAGGAGAAGTTGCTATGGAGGCAAATCTGACTGAACCTGGCTACTCTCTGGAGCTTTCATCACCTGTGCCTATTGGTTAC CCAAGAGCAACTCTTAAATTCCCACTTGGCGAAATTTCGttacaagaaaaagatgaggaggaggaggagaagcagAAAAGAACTTTATCTGTTAATGGGATCCTCAAACGTCAAGTTATGAATGGTGTTTGTACCGCTCTATACACAGATGAAGAGTTGAGGCTGAGATATGCTTATAAG GATGATGCATTGTCTTTCATCCCAAGTATTTCCCTTCCTTCCAATGCTGCATCATTTGCATTCAAACGGCGGTTTAGCCCTTCAGATAAGTTGAG CTATTGGTACAACTTTGATTCAAACATGTGGAGTGCTGTGTACAAACGCACATATGGTAAAGACTACAAATTAAAAGCTGGCTATGATTCTGATGTTCGCCTTGGCTGGGCATCTCTCTGG GTTGGTGATGAAGCTGGAAAAGTGAAAACGACACCAATGAAGATGAAAGTCCAGTTCATGCTTCAAGTTCCACAAGATGACATCAAATCATCAGTCTTGATGTTCCGAGTCAAGAAAAGATGGGACATTTGA
- a CDS encoding Protein kinase superfamily protein translates to MCNLILIVGFSGRKKSWCFASEFEHLKLFKGYIDEDEERHKFGHKGVLVAREEEVQLLKNLSHPNIVRYLGTVRESDSLNIMMQFVPGGSISSLLAKFGSFPEPKHHNRYLLDNAFISHYKSVKNIHQQSFKIEIDPRKEKKQS, encoded by the exons ATGTGCAATCTTATCTTGATAGTTGGATTTTCAGGTAGAAAGAAGAGTTGGTGTTTTGCTTCTGAGTTTGAAcacttaaaactttttaaaggCTACATTGACGAGGATGAAGAACGGCACAAATTTGGACACAAAGGAG TTCTGGTGGCTCGCGAGGAAGAAGTACAACTTCTTAAGAATCTTTCACATCCGAACATTGTT agaTACTTGGGTACTGTAAGAGAGAGTGATTCGTTGAATATTATGATGCAGTTTGTTCCTGGCGGATCAATTTCATCTTTGTTGGCGAAGTTTGGATCTTTTCCTGAGCCA AAACATCATAATCGTTATCTTCTTGATAATGCATTCATATCTCATTATAAGAGTGTGAAAAATATTCATCAGCAGTCATTTAAAATCGAAATCGATCCgcgaaaagaaaagaaacaaagttag
- a CDS encoding Protein kinase superfamily protein (Protein kinase superfamily protein; FUNCTIONS IN: amino acid transmembrane transporter activity, protein kinase activity, ATP binding; INVOLVED IN: amino acid transport, protein amino acid phosphorylation, transmembrane transport; LOCATED IN: membrane; CONTAINS InterPro DOMAIN/s: Protein kinase, catalytic domain (InterPro:IPR000719), Amino acid/polyamine transporter I (InterPro:IPR002293), Serine/threonine-protein kinase-like domain (InterPro:IPR017442), Protein kinase-like domain (InterPro:IPR011009); BEST Arabidopsis thaliana protein match is: NPK1-related protein kinase 3 (TAIR:AT3G06030.1); Has 2640 Blast hits to 2639 proteins in 271 species: Archae - 0; Bacteria - 15; Metazoa - 830; Fungi - 681; Plants - 688; Viruses - 0; Other Eukaryotes - 426 (source: NCBI BLink).) — translation MDHHRRLHTIKILIRNSSTTLLFFKIVPILLHRSGGDSRALPYTPFFCCRNFLKFFALCRNALGHGNVTSEPHIVLLLQCRKKSWCFASEFEHLKLFKGYIDEDEERHKFGHKGVLVAREEEVQLLKNLSHPNIVRYLGTVRESDSLNIMMQFVPGGSISSLLAKFGSFPEPKHHNRYLLDNAFISHYKSVKNIHQQSFKIEIDPRKEKKQS, via the exons ATGGATCACCACCGTCGTTTACACACTATCAAAATCCTAATCCGAAATTCTTCCACCACGcttctctttttcaaaatcgTACCAATTTTACTCCATCGCTCCGGCGGTGATTCGCGAGCTCTCCCGTATACTCCCTTCTTCTGTTGTCGGAATTTCCTTAAATTCTTCG CTCTCTGCAGAAACGCACTTGGACATGGAAATGTTACATCTGAACCCCATATAGTGCTTCTGCTCCAAT GTAGAAAGAAGAGTTGGTGTTTTGCTTCTGAGTTTGAAcacttaaaactttttaaaggCTACATTGACGAGGATGAAGAACGGCACAAATTTGGACACAAAGGAG TTCTGGTGGCTCGCGAGGAAGAAGTACAACTTCTTAAGAATCTTTCACATCCGAACATTGTT agaTACTTGGGTACTGTAAGAGAGAGTGATTCGTTGAATATTATGATGCAGTTTGTTCCTGGCGGATCAATTTCATCTTTGTTGGCGAAGTTTGGATCTTTTCCTGAGCCA AAACATCATAATCGTTATCTTCTTGATAATGCATTCATATCTCATTATAAGAGTGTGAAAAATATTCATCAGCAGTCATTTAAAATCGAAATCGATCCgcgaaaagaaaagaaacaaagttag
- a CDS encoding uncharacterized protein (unknown protein; LOCATED IN: chloroplast; BEST Arabidopsis thaliana protein match is: unknown protein (TAIR:AT3G59870.1); Has 292 Blast hits to 292 proteins in 84 species: Archae - 0; Bacteria - 122; Metazoa - 0; Fungi - 0; Plants - 46; Viruses - 0; Other Eukaryotes - 124 (source: NCBI BLink).) produces MSSSLPLRLLLPLTTSLISPPPPPPDSFHAPSSFRSKNPNFKRRLSSSSCCSSQSQLFSGRCRSYSRCVTMCLPEHMRNQENTEILTDKDDHIECVLESDEDSGLRIPTQAQAIVEGSGSVAVSELKPAADVDYIQELLAIQQQGPRSIGFFGTRNMGFMHQELIEILSYAMVITKNHIYTSGASGTNAAVIRGALRAERPELLTVILPQSLKKQPPESQELLSKVQNVVEKPHNDHLPLLEASRLCNMDIISQVQQVICFAFHDSKLLMETCQEAKNLRKIVTLFYLD; encoded by the exons atgagttCGTCTCTACCTCTGAGGCTACTTCTTCCTCTTACAACTTCTCTgatttctcctcctcctcctcctccagaTTCTTTCCATGCTCCTTCGTCGTTCAGAtcgaaaaaccctaatttcaaacGCcgattgtcttcttcttcctgttGTTCTTCCCAGTCGCAGCTTTTCTCTGGGAGATGCAGATCCTATTCGCGGTGTGTTACCATG TGCTTACCAGAACACATGAGAAATCAAGAGAACACAGAAATCTTGACAGATAAAGATGACCACATTGAATGTGTGCTTGAATCGGATGAAGATTCTGGCCTCAGGATTCCGACTCAAGCACAGGCTATCGTTGAAGGATCTGGTTCAGTTGCAGTGTCAGAGCTAAAACCCGCTGCTGATGTAGATTACATACAA GAGCTATTGGCGATACAGCAGCAAGGTCCTAGATCAATTGGCTTCTTTGGGACAAGAAATATGGGTTTCATGCATCAAGAACTGATTGAGATACTTAGCTACGCCATGGTTATAACC aaaaatcatatatacacaTCAGGTGCATCTGGAACTAATGCTGCAGTCATCAGAGGTGCATTGAGAGCAGAGAGACCAGAGCTGCTTACAGTAATTCTACCCCaaagtttgaaaaaacaaCCTCCTGAGAGCCAAGAACTATTGTCTAAA GTACAAAACGTGGTAGAAAAGCCACATAATGACCATTTGCCATTGTTAGAAGCCAGCAG GTTGTGTAATATGGACATCATATCACAAGTTCAACAAGTGATCTGCTTCGCGTTTCATGACAGTAAGCTTCTTATGGAGACATGTCAAGAAGCCAAAAATCTGCGCAAGATTGTCACTCTCTTCTACCTCGATTGA
- the HOL2 gene encoding S-adenosyl-L-methionine-dependent methyltransferases superfamily protein (HARMLESS TO OZONE LAYER 2 (HOL2); FUNCTIONS IN: methyltransferase activity, thiopurine S-methyltransferase activity; INVOLVED IN: metabolic process; LOCATED IN: cytoplasm; CONTAINS InterPro DOMAIN/s: Thiopurine S-methyltransferase (InterPro:IPR008854); BEST Arabidopsis thaliana protein match is: HARMLESS TO OZONE LAYER 1 (TAIR:AT2G43910.2); Has 30201 Blast hits to 17322 proteins in 780 species: Archae - 12; Bacteria - 1396; Metazoa - 17338; Fungi - 3422; Plants - 5037; Viruses - 0; Other Eukaryotes - 2996 (source: NCBI BLink).): MAEEQQNSSYSIGGNILPTPEEAATFQPQVVAEGGWDKCWEDGVTPWDQGRATPLILHLLDSSALPLGRTLVPGCGGGHDVVAMASPERFVVGLDISDKALNKANETYGSSPKAEYFSFVKEDVFTWRPNELFDLIFDYVFFCAIEPEMRPAWGKSMHELLKPDGELITLMYPMTDHEGGAPYKVALSSYLRRCVGSGRI, encoded by the exons ATGGctgaagaacaacaaaattcgAGTTATAGCATTGGTGGAAACATTCTTCCTACTCCTGAAGAAGCTGCTACATTCCAGCCCCAAGTTGTTGCAGAAG gcGGATGGGACAAATGTTGGGAAGACGGGGTAACACCATGGGACCAAGGAAGAGCCACACCTCtcattcttcatcttctcgaCTCTTCAGCTCTCCCTCTTGGCCGTACCCTTGTCCCCGGCTGTGGCGGA GGACACGACGTCGTTGCGATGGCAAGCCCTGAACGTTTCGTAGTTGGATTGGATATTTCTGACAAGGCTCTCAACAAAGCTAATGAG acttaCGGCTCCTCACCGAAGGCAGAGTACTTTTCGTTCGTGAAGGAAGATGTTTTCACTTGGCGTCCTAACGAATTATTTGACCTCATCTTCGATTATGT GTTTTTCTGCGCAATTGAACCGGAGATGAGACCTGCATGGGGTAAATCCATGCATGAACTCCTCAAACCTGACGGAGAACTTATAACTCTTATGTATCCG ATGACCGACCACGAGGGTGGAGCTCCCTACAAAGTAGCTTTGTCTTCGTAC CTACGAAGATGTGTTGGTTCCGGTAGGATTTAA
- the HOL3 gene encoding S-adenosyl-L-methionine-dependent methyltransferases superfamily protein (HARMLESS TO OZONE LAYER 3 (HOL3); FUNCTIONS IN: methyltransferase activity, thiopurine S-methyltransferase activity; INVOLVED IN: metabolic process; LOCATED IN: chloroplast, chloroplast envelope; EXPRESSED IN: male gametophyte, guard cell, pollen tube; EXPRESSED DURING: M germinated pollen stage, seedling growth; CONTAINS InterPro DOMAIN/s: Thiopurine S-methyltransferase (InterPro:IPR008854); BEST Arabidopsis thaliana protein match is: HARMLESS TO OZONE LAYER 1 (TAIR:AT2G43910.1); Has 1908 Blast hits to 1904 proteins in 625 species: Archae - 27; Bacteria - 1474; Metazoa - 21; Fungi - 109; Plants - 87; Viruses - 0; Other Eukaryotes - 190 (source: NCBI BLink).) yields the protein MENAGKATSLQSSRDLFHRLMSENSSGGWEKSWEAGATPWDLGKPTPVIAHLVETGSLPNGRALVPGCGTGYDVVAMASPDRHVVGLDISKTAVERSTKKFSTLPNAKYFSFLSEDFFTWEPAEKFDLIFDYTFFCAFEPGVRPLWAQRMEKLLKPGGELITLMFPIDERSGGPPYEVSVSEYEKVLIPLGFEAISIVDNELAVGPRKGMEKLGRWKKSSTFHSTL from the exons ATGGAAAACGCCGGTAAAGCTACGTCACTCCAATCGTCCCGTGATTTATTCCACCGGTTGATGAGCGAGAATTCTTCTG GTGGTTGGGAGAAGAGTTGGGAAGCAGGAGCAACTCCATGGGACTTAGGAAAACCAACTCCGGTTATTGCGCATCTCGTCGAGACTGGTTCTTTGCCTAATGGCAGAGCTCTAGTTCCTGGTTGTGGAACT GGTTATGATGTGGTGGCAATGGCCTCCCCTGATCGTCATGTTGTTGGATTGGATATATCTAAAACTGCGGTTGAGCGATCAACAAAG AAGTTTTCTACATTGCCAAATGCAAAATACTTCTCCTTCTTGAGTGAAGACTTTTTCACTTGGGAGCCAGCTGAAAAATTCGATCTCATTTTCGATTATAC CTTCTTCTGTGCCTTTGAACCGGGCGTGAGACCTCTATGGGCACAACGAATGGAAAAACTTCTGAAACCTGGTGGAGAGCTTATAACATTGATGTTTCCT ATTGATGAACGTTCTGGAGGTCCTCCTTATGAAGTATCTGTGTCTGA ATACGAGAAGGTTCTGATTCCACTGGGGTTTGAGGCAATCTCCATTGTTGATAACGAACTTGCTGTAGGACCACGCAAG GGAATGGAGAAGCTTGGAAGATGGAAGAAATCTTCCACATTTCACTCCACCTTGTGA